Sequence from the uncultured Draconibacterium sp. genome:
AGTTCAGGGATACATGGAGGAACATATCGAGACGGTTAAATATTATCATAGTGGCTTTACCTATTTAGACCGTTTGTACTTTGTCAGGGATACGGAAGAGATTCCTATTGAACTGAGAGGAGAGTACTATCTAATGGACCAGGAATTTAATACCTGGCAAGATTATAATTTTTCAGTGATACGTGCCAATGAAATGTTGCTGAAGTATTTATATCATGAAATTTTCAAATTGGAAAGCACGGAAGGTAATTATAATTTTCAGCAGGTGAGCCAGTTTACCTGGACAGCCAATAAAATTGATTTAGTGGAATTGATTTATGCGCTCTATTATTCAAAGGCTGTCAATAATGGTAATATTACGATCAAAGAGTTGGGAAATCTGATCGGACAGCTCTTTAATGTTGAAATCTCAAAAGATGTTTACCGCTATTATATCGAAATTCAGCAGCGAAAAATTGAACAGACAAAATTTATCGGTCATCTGCAATCAGTTCTTCAACAACAAATTGATCAAAACATCTGAA
This genomic interval carries:
- a CDS encoding RteC domain-containing protein; protein product: MEHYANVITDLEESLKQITKASDCMLTTAKLAIKRCRVALVELKKMMTIHGFPDVQSEIHFFKETKPVVFSYLLYYQKLLELESYRSSQGTQGMKRFLKEKLEEVQGYMEEHIETVKYYHSGFTYLDRLYFVRDTEEIPIELRGEYYLMDQEFNTWQDYNFSVIRANEMLLKYLYHEIFKLESTEGNYNFQQVSQFTWTANKIDLVELIYALYYSKAVNNGNITIKELGNLIGQLFNVEISKDVYRYYIEIQQRKIEQTKFIGHLQSVLQQQIDQNI